A stretch of Mus caroli chromosome 5, CAROLI_EIJ_v1.1, whole genome shotgun sequence DNA encodes these proteins:
- the Gc gene encoding vitamin D-binding protein translates to MKRVLVLLLALAFGHALERGRDYEKDKVCNELAMLGKDDFRSLSLILYSRKFPSSTFEQVNQLVKEVVSLTEECCAEGADPNCYDTRTSELSVKSCESDAPFPVHPGTPECCTKEGLERKLCMAALSHQPQEFPTYVEPTNDEICEAFRRDPKGFADQFLYEYSSNYGQAPLPLLVAYTKNYLSMVGSCCTSASPTVCFLKERLQMKHLSLLTTMSNRVCSQYVAYGKEKSRLSHLIKLAQKVPTANLENVLPLAEDFTEILSRCCESTSEDCMAREVKWSTSFSPLLPDTRYTFELSRRTQVPEVFLSKVLEPTLKTLRECCDTQDSVACFSTQSPLLKSQLSSFIEKGQEMCADYSENTFTEYKKKLAERLRIKTPNTSPAELKDMVEKHSDFASKCCSINSPPLYCSSQIDAEMIDTLQS, encoded by the exons ATGAAGAGGGTTCTGGTTCTCCTGCTGGCCTTAGCCTTTGGGCATGCTCTAGAGAGAG GCCGAGACTATGAGAAGGATAAAGTTTGCAATGAACTCGCCATGCTGGGGAAAGATGACTTCAGATCTTT atCACTAATCCTATACAGCAGGAAGTTTCCCAGTAGCACATTTGAGCAGGTCAACCAGCTTGTGAAGGAAGTTGTCTCCTTGACTGAGGAGTGCTGTGCTGAGGGAGCTGACCCCAACTGCTACGACACcagg ACTTCAGAGCTGTCTGTTAAGTCCTGTGAAAGTGATGCTCCCTTTCCGGTTCACCCTGGAACTCCTGAGTGTTGTACCAAGGAGGGGCTGGAGCGGAAACTCTGCATGGCTGCCCTCAGTCACCAGCCGCAGGAATTTCCCACCTACGTGGAACCAACAAATGATGAGATCTGTGAGGCGTTCAGGAGGGACCCAAAGGGATTTGCTGACCA GTTTCTGTATGAATATTCCAGCAATTACGGACAAGCGCCTCTGCCACTTTTAGTTGCTTACACCAAGAACTATCTCTCTATGGTTGGATCCTGCTGTACTTCTGCAAGCCCAACTGTATGCTTTTTGAAGGAG AGACTCCAGATGAAGCATTTGTCACTTCTCACCACGATGTCAAACAGAGTCTGCTCACAATATGTTGCATATGGAAAGGAAAAATCAAGGCTGAG CCATCTCATAAAACTAGCCCAAAAAGTGCCAACTGCTAACCTGGAGAACGTTCTGCCGCTAGCTGAAGACTTTACTGAAATCCTGTCCAGATGTTGTGAGTCTACCTCAGAGGATTGCATGGCCAGAGAGGTAAAGTGGTCCACGT CATTCTCTCCTCTTCTACCTGACACCAGGTATACATTTGAACTAAGCAGAAGGACTCAAGTTCCAGAAGTGTTCCTCAGCAAAGTTCTGGAGCCAACCCTGAAAACCCTTAGGGAGTGCTGTGACACTCAGGATTCTGTTGCCTGTTTCAGCACTCAG agtcccCTGCTGAAGAGTCAACTAAGTTCTTTCATCGAAAAAGGTCAAGAAATGTGTGCAGATTATTCTGAGAACACATTTACTGAGTACAAGAAAAA attggCAGAACGGCTAAGGATAAAAACACCCAACACCTCTCCGGCAGAGCTGAAAGACATGGTGGAGAAACACTCGGACTTTGCCTCTAAGTGCTGCTCTATAAACTCGCCTCCTCTCTACTGCAGCTCACAG ATTGATGCAGAAATGATAGACACCCTGCAGTCCTGA